From a region of the Roseivirga sp. 4D4 genome:
- the htpG gene encoding molecular chaperone HtpG: MQEKGTISIHTENIFPIIKKFLYSDHEIFLRELVSNAVDATQKLKRLASLGEYTGEVGETRVEVAVNKKKKTITISDSGIGMTAEEIKKYINQIAFSGATEFVEKFKDAGDAKEIIGKFGLGFYSAFMVAGKVEIDSLSYQEGAEPAKWICDGSTEFEIKAGKRKTRGTTITLHVNDDSEEFLEEMRIQNILDKYAKFLPIEVKFGEKDESVEDGEDKEGKKKYKTVKVDNIINNTTPIWTKSPSDLSDEDYIKFYKELYPFQEDPLFWIHLNVDYPFELTGILYFPKIKNDFEVQKNKIQLYSRQVFITDEVKDVVPEFLMLLHGIIDSPDIPLNVSRSYLQSDGNVKKINAYITKKVADKLGELFKKERESYESKWDDIGLFVKYGMLSEEKFYDKAKDFGLVKNTEGKYFTIDEYQKHIETNQTDKDDNKVWLYSSHPAKQDSFITAATDKAYDVLVFDTPIDSHFINHMETKLEKTQIKRVDADNVDKLIDKDEKRELVISEEQKEGLKGVFEKAINNGTYKVSIEPLSPSDAPVTVTMPEFMRRMKEMQATGGGGGFNMFGSMPDTYDVSVNGNHPLADKIISAKTDKTKEKVAKQAFDLALLSQGLLEGKDLTEFIKRSTDILSK; this comes from the coding sequence ATGCAAGAAAAAGGTACTATCTCGATTCACACCGAGAACATTTTTCCCATCATTAAGAAGTTCCTCTATTCAGATCATGAAATCTTTTTGAGAGAGCTTGTTTCCAATGCAGTCGATGCTACTCAAAAACTCAAAAGACTGGCATCACTAGGAGAATATACCGGAGAAGTTGGCGAAACTAGGGTTGAAGTAGCTGTCAATAAAAAGAAAAAAACCATCACCATTAGCGATAGTGGTATTGGTATGACGGCCGAGGAAATAAAAAAATACATCAACCAAATTGCCTTCTCTGGCGCGACCGAATTCGTTGAGAAATTCAAAGATGCTGGAGATGCCAAAGAGATCATCGGTAAGTTTGGTCTAGGTTTCTACTCTGCCTTTATGGTAGCTGGTAAAGTTGAAATAGACAGTTTGTCATATCAGGAAGGTGCCGAGCCAGCCAAATGGATTTGCGATGGCAGCACTGAGTTTGAAATCAAAGCTGGCAAGAGGAAAACACGTGGTACAACCATTACGCTTCACGTAAATGATGATTCCGAGGAGTTCTTGGAAGAAATGCGTATCCAGAACATCCTTGACAAATACGCTAAGTTCTTACCGATCGAAGTAAAATTTGGTGAGAAAGATGAGTCAGTGGAAGATGGAGAAGACAAAGAGGGTAAGAAGAAATATAAGACCGTCAAGGTTGATAACATCATCAACAACACTACTCCTATCTGGACAAAGTCTCCTTCTGATCTTTCAGATGAAGATTATATCAAGTTCTACAAAGAGCTCTATCCATTTCAGGAAGATCCATTATTCTGGATTCACCTGAATGTAGACTACCCATTTGAATTGACAGGTATTCTCTACTTCCCGAAAATCAAGAATGACTTTGAGGTTCAGAAGAATAAGATCCAGCTCTACTCTCGCCAGGTGTTCATCACAGACGAGGTAAAAGATGTTGTACCTGAATTCTTGATGTTACTACACGGTATCATTGACTCACCAGACATTCCTTTGAACGTTTCTAGAAGTTACTTACAGTCTGATGGAAACGTGAAGAAAATCAATGCCTATATCACCAAGAAAGTAGCAGACAAGCTGGGTGAACTCTTCAAAAAAGAACGTGAGTCTTACGAAAGCAAATGGGATGATATCGGGCTTTTTGTAAAGTATGGAATGCTCTCAGAAGAGAAGTTTTATGACAAAGCGAAAGACTTCGGTTTGGTGAAAAACACCGAAGGCAAGTACTTCACTATCGATGAGTACCAAAAGCACATTGAGACGAATCAGACGGATAAGGACGACAACAAAGTTTGGTTATATTCTTCTCACCCTGCCAAGCAGGACAGCTTTATCACTGCTGCGACAGATAAGGCATATGATGTGCTGGTCTTTGATACGCCAATTGATAGTCACTTCATTAATCATATGGAGACCAAGCTTGAAAAAACTCAAATCAAGCGAGTGGATGCAGATAACGTAGACAAGCTGATCGACAAAGACGAAAAGCGTGAGTTAGTGATTTCTGAGGAGCAGAAAGAAGGGCTCAAAGGAGTTTTTGAAAAGGCGATCAATAATGGAACCTACAAAGTCTCAATCGAGCCATTATCTCCTTCAGATGCCCCTGTGACAGTGACCATGCCTGAATTCATGAGAAGAATGAAAGAAATGCAGGCTACTGGAGGTGGCGGTGGATTCAACATGTTTGGATCAATGCCTGATACCTATGATGTATCAGTAAATGGTAATCACCCATTAGCTGATAAAATCATCAGTGCTAAAACAGACAAAACGAAAGAGAAAGTAGCAAAACAGGCATTTGACCTAGCTTTACTGTCTCAAGGGCTTCTAGAAGGCAAAGACCTGACTGAGTTCATTAAGAGAAGCACGGATATCTTGAGTAAGTAA
- a CDS encoding TlpA family protein disulfide reductase — protein sequence MKYLIGITLILSCFASLAQEKTLVTIRQEGFGNKHGLKLIFGNQLTESNDKGDILFSKEMEITEPTYGMILNKQNRYSGFWLEPGKGEVIIKKKGFPQNTIVKGSKSHQVYQSLKFAEDNDAFIKAFMSHKDNSIAIGVLNSTFKFQDFAKEELQSMYDAVSPDKQEGLSYVRAHLNTFGLDKVKVGAQVLDFEGTDQNGNTFKTQDYRGKYLLLDFASTGCGPCWTGYPGMIEETKKYENLQVLTYNEDEEIEAWNQIAARRDIELPWPVLWKGNDKLEVFERYNVEGWPLHFLISPEGKVIDSWYGSGSKQITKTLEKHLK from the coding sequence ATGAAGTACTTGATCGGCATAACCCTCATTCTATCTTGTTTTGCAAGTCTGGCTCAGGAAAAAACCCTCGTAACTATTCGCCAAGAAGGTTTTGGGAACAAACATGGGTTGAAATTGATTTTCGGCAATCAACTCACCGAATCTAACGATAAAGGTGATATCCTTTTTAGTAAGGAAATGGAGATTACTGAGCCCACCTATGGCATGATCCTGAATAAACAGAATAGGTATTCTGGGTTTTGGCTTGAACCTGGTAAAGGAGAAGTAATTATTAAGAAGAAAGGCTTTCCACAAAACACTATTGTTAAGGGTTCTAAAAGTCATCAGGTATATCAAAGCCTGAAGTTTGCTGAAGATAATGATGCTTTTATTAAGGCCTTTATGAGTCATAAAGACAATAGCATTGCGATCGGTGTGCTGAACTCAACCTTCAAATTTCAAGATTTCGCCAAGGAAGAGTTACAAAGCATGTATGACGCGGTTAGTCCTGACAAGCAAGAAGGACTGTCTTATGTAAGAGCCCACCTTAACACTTTTGGACTTGATAAGGTGAAAGTAGGTGCTCAGGTTCTAGACTTTGAGGGTACGGATCAAAACGGCAATACTTTTAAGACTCAAGACTACAGAGGGAAGTATCTACTGCTCGACTTTGCCTCAACAGGCTGTGGCCCCTGCTGGACAGGCTATCCTGGTATGATAGAGGAAACTAAGAAGTATGAAAACCTACAAGTACTCACTTACAATGAAGACGAAGAAATAGAAGCTTGGAATCAAATTGCTGCAAGAAGGGACATCGAATTACCTTGGCCAGTGCTTTGGAAGGGTAATGATAAACTTGAAGTATTCGAACGTTATAATGTAGAAGGATGGCCCCTTCATTTTCTGATCTCCCCTGAAGGAAAAGTGATCGACTCTTGGTATGGCTCAGGATCGAAACAAATTACAAAGACATTGGAGAAGCATCTAAAATAG
- a CDS encoding ABC transporter permease encodes MLSNMLTIAWRNAIRHKQFTLLNILGLSIGITASLLIGLYVLNELSYDNFHEKADRIYRINQSRVWGDWNEEFGSTGPNLAVALRSDVPEFEEVTRIQSPGRQLVSYQPDGGNVVSFRERKIFIAEENFFNVFTFPLLKGNPDQALSNPLSVVITEEMASKYFGDEEPIGKTLKIDEERGESRAFIVTAVIENVPTNSHIQFDMLTSMSSYPKIKRREFQWMWTQFGTYGLVRSGSNIKALEAKIQAIPPKWAGVRALGKTFDEFVEGKEWKLFMQPIRDVYINSSSSGNRFGPSGSYVYDQIFGAVGLLILLLSSINFMNLSTARSANRAKEVGIRKTFGSPKKALIRQFMFESVMFVLVSTIIAIVATEFSLGAFNTLANTHLSLHSKLVDPSFIALLGGFILLLGIATGSYPAFYLSSFNPIEVLKGKLSTGFKGKTVRNGLVVFQFTITIALIICALFVHKQLDYASKENLGFDTDNILQIHNIELLNDNNKETFQTLLKSNTAFEAIGLSDAVPPNIWGEDNYKPADDMENKGINLSRLRTTEEYLNMLDLDFIIGRSFDKTLETDKYKVILNETAVRDLGWGIKENYTEDSPIGKQIDFVDSGQTPPFEVIGVVKDFNFNSVKYEISPLLIVHEDNDRMWESGRDFISIRLNKDFVQKSSDLSALLKDVESKLSDVNPGVPFEYSLMDQNFEAQFRTEQQMGQVLNVFTAMALSIACLGLFGLAAFSAEQRKKELGVRKVLGASVYRLMYTFTSEFTVLVLIALLIASPLAYWFVKDWLTNFAYTTPITPLVFIGAAIGSLGLAWITISFQSLRAANRNPVEVLRDE; translated from the coding sequence ATGCTATCTAATATGTTAACCATTGCCTGGAGAAATGCCATCCGTCATAAGCAATTCACTTTACTTAATATCCTCGGTCTATCCATTGGTATAACCGCTTCCCTCCTTATTGGGTTGTATGTGCTAAATGAATTGTCTTACGACAATTTTCATGAAAAGGCAGATCGCATATACCGTATCAACCAATCGAGGGTCTGGGGCGATTGGAATGAAGAGTTTGGTTCAACCGGTCCGAATCTAGCCGTAGCACTAAGGTCTGATGTACCTGAATTCGAAGAAGTAACAAGAATTCAATCACCTGGGAGACAATTAGTATCCTACCAGCCAGATGGGGGAAATGTTGTCTCTTTTCGAGAGCGTAAAATTTTCATTGCTGAAGAAAACTTCTTCAATGTCTTCACTTTCCCACTTTTAAAGGGCAATCCTGATCAGGCGCTATCCAATCCACTAAGTGTAGTGATCACAGAAGAAATGGCATCCAAGTATTTCGGTGATGAAGAGCCCATCGGTAAAACATTAAAAATCGATGAAGAAAGAGGAGAGTCGAGAGCCTTCATCGTCACCGCGGTTATCGAAAATGTGCCCACCAATTCACATATCCAGTTCGATATGCTCACCTCCATGAGCAGCTACCCAAAAATTAAGAGACGAGAATTCCAGTGGATGTGGACACAATTTGGCACCTATGGACTTGTACGTTCAGGCAGCAATATCAAGGCATTAGAAGCTAAAATTCAAGCAATTCCACCGAAATGGGCCGGTGTACGTGCACTAGGAAAAACCTTCGATGAGTTTGTTGAGGGCAAAGAATGGAAACTATTCATGCAACCCATCAGAGATGTTTATATAAATTCCTCTTCGAGTGGCAATAGATTTGGCCCATCTGGTAGCTATGTCTATGATCAAATTTTCGGGGCTGTGGGGCTACTCATTCTGTTACTCTCAAGCATCAATTTTATGAATTTGTCAACCGCTCGCTCGGCAAATCGTGCTAAGGAAGTCGGCATCCGAAAGACATTCGGATCTCCAAAAAAGGCGCTTATCAGACAGTTCATGTTTGAGTCCGTCATGTTTGTGCTCGTGAGTACTATCATAGCCATAGTGGCAACAGAGTTCTCACTAGGTGCCTTTAACACGCTCGCCAATACCCATCTTTCGCTACACTCCAAATTAGTGGACCCATCATTCATAGCGCTTTTAGGAGGGTTCATACTGCTCCTAGGTATAGCTACCGGAAGTTATCCTGCTTTTTATCTCTCCTCCTTTAACCCTATCGAAGTGCTCAAAGGAAAATTAAGTACTGGCTTTAAAGGGAAAACTGTAAGAAATGGACTAGTAGTCTTTCAATTTACAATAACGATTGCTTTAATCATTTGTGCCCTATTTGTGCATAAGCAATTGGACTATGCATCTAAGGAAAACTTGGGCTTTGATACCGATAACATACTGCAAATCCATAACATAGAGTTGCTAAACGATAATAATAAGGAAACCTTCCAAACCTTATTGAAGTCGAATACTGCCTTTGAAGCAATAGGCCTCTCAGACGCTGTTCCTCCCAATATATGGGGAGAAGATAACTATAAACCGGCTGATGATATGGAAAACAAAGGCATAAACCTCAGTAGGCTTAGGACTACTGAAGAGTATTTGAACATGCTGGATTTAGATTTTATAATTGGCCGCAGTTTTGACAAAACGCTAGAAACCGACAAATACAAAGTCATTCTAAATGAGACCGCTGTAAGAGATTTAGGCTGGGGCATTAAGGAAAACTATACTGAAGATTCACCCATTGGAAAACAGATTGATTTCGTAGATAGTGGTCAAACGCCTCCTTTCGAAGTAATTGGTGTTGTGAAAGATTTCAATTTTAACTCTGTGAAGTATGAAATTAGCCCACTATTAATTGTTCATGAAGACAATGATCGCATGTGGGAAAGTGGGCGTGATTTTATTTCCATCAGATTAAATAAGGACTTTGTTCAAAAGTCATCAGATCTTTCGGCTCTACTAAAGGATGTTGAAAGCAAATTATCGGATGTGAATCCAGGAGTACCTTTCGAATACTCTCTGATGGATCAGAACTTTGAAGCCCAATTCAGAACCGAACAACAAATGGGTCAAGTACTGAATGTCTTTACTGCTATGGCATTGAGTATCGCTTGTCTTGGTTTGTTTGGTTTAGCTGCTTTCTCTGCAGAACAAAGAAAAAAGGAGCTAGGTGTTAGAAAAGTGCTTGGTGCATCAGTCTATAGACTCATGTATACTTTCACATCTGAGTTCACTGTTTTGGTTCTAATTGCACTATTGATCGCGAGTCCTCTTGCCTATTGGTTTGTAAAAGACTGGCTAACTAATTTTGCTTACACAACTCCAATCACACCACTCGTATTTATTGGAGCTGCTATTGGATCACTTGGTTTAGCGTGGATTACGATAAGTTTTCAATCTCTGAGAGCCGCCAACAGAAACCCTGTAGAGGTTTTAAGGGATGAGTAA
- a CDS encoding ABC transporter permease, with protein MLTNMFTIAWRNAIRHKQFSLLNILGLSIGITASLLIGLYVMNQMSYDNFHAKGDRIYRINQPMIWGDWADEFASTGPNVAVALRADVPEFEEVTRLHTPGRHVVSFQQDGSTPRSFGENNLFVAEGNFFNIFTYPLLKGDPNTALVEPYSIVITEEMANKYFGEEEALGKTLKVEQGGASNAFKVTGVAQNVPTNSHIEFDMLTSMSSYQNIKNREQQWIWTTFVTYGLVQPGTDIDKLEAKIQQVPPKWAEVETQRVFGQSFEDYVQGKKWTLFMQPIKDAYIHSPSSGNRIGPFGNYVYVQIFSAVGLLILLLSSINFMNLSTARSANRAKEVGIRKTLGSPKQVLVRQFIFESILFVLVSTVIALVATEVSINTFNTLANTDLSLYQKLSEPVFIVSLIGFVILLGFAAGSYPAFYLSSFNPIEVLKGKLSAGFKGKKVRNGLVIFQFTISIALIISTMFVQKQLDFASNADLGFDNDNVIQLHNMELLNDSNKETFQTLLKSNAAFDEVGLSDKIPPNIWNEDKYKAFGPDNDIVTLNRLRADQGYLNLLDLELLEGRIFDETRGTDKYKIILNEAAVRELGWGTAKDYATNSPIGKHVTYPNSEAALFEVIGVVKDFNYNSVRYEISPLMIIHEDNDQMFEGGTDFISIRVNKNQVQSTFDLANVLKDVESKLSEVNSGIPFEYSLMDQDFESYFRSEQQMSQVLNVFTVMALSIACLGLFGLAAFSAEQRKKELGVRKVLGASVYKLMYLFTAEFTVLIFVSLVIASPLAYLFVDNWLGNFAYKTPISPMVFIAAAVGSIVVAWLTIGFQSLRAANRNPVEVLRDE; from the coding sequence ATGCTCACTAACATGTTCACAATCGCCTGGAGAAATGCCATCCGTCACAAGCAATTCAGCTTGCTCAATATCCTAGGGCTTTCTATTGGGATTACAGCATCATTGCTCATTGGTCTTTACGTCATGAATCAGATGTCATATGACAACTTTCATGCAAAAGGGGATCGGATCTACCGGATCAATCAGCCAATGATTTGGGGAGATTGGGCAGATGAGTTCGCATCTACCGGACCTAACGTAGCAGTCGCATTGAGGGCCGATGTTCCAGAGTTCGAAGAGGTGACACGCTTACACACTCCAGGAAGACATGTAGTTAGCTTTCAACAAGATGGTAGTACACCAAGATCATTTGGAGAGAATAATCTTTTTGTAGCAGAAGGAAACTTCTTTAACATATTCACTTACCCTCTTCTAAAAGGAGATCCTAATACCGCTCTAGTTGAACCATACAGTATTGTGATCACGGAAGAAATGGCTAACAAGTACTTCGGAGAGGAAGAGGCGCTTGGAAAGACATTAAAAGTAGAACAAGGGGGAGCATCAAATGCCTTTAAAGTAACTGGCGTGGCACAAAACGTACCAACAAATTCGCATATCGAGTTTGATATGTTGACTTCCATGAGCTCGTATCAAAACATCAAAAATAGAGAGCAACAGTGGATTTGGACCACCTTTGTTACTTACGGACTGGTACAGCCAGGCACAGATATCGATAAGCTCGAAGCCAAAATTCAACAAGTACCACCCAAATGGGCAGAAGTAGAAACACAACGTGTTTTTGGACAGAGTTTCGAAGACTATGTTCAGGGTAAAAAGTGGACTTTGTTCATGCAACCTATAAAGGATGCTTATATCCACTCCCCTTCCAGTGGCAATCGCATTGGGCCATTTGGCAACTATGTTTATGTCCAAATTTTCAGCGCTGTTGGCCTATTAATATTATTACTATCCAGTATCAATTTCATGAACTTATCCACGGCTAGGTCAGCGAACAGAGCCAAGGAAGTAGGTATTCGTAAGACCCTAGGCTCCCCTAAACAAGTGCTCGTCAGACAGTTTATATTTGAGTCGATACTATTTGTATTGGTGAGCACAGTCATTGCCTTAGTAGCGACAGAGGTTTCAATCAATACATTCAACACACTCGCCAATACGGATCTATCACTCTATCAGAAATTATCGGAGCCAGTATTTATAGTTAGCCTAATAGGCTTCGTCATCCTTCTTGGTTTTGCTGCGGGAAGCTACCCAGCCTTCTACCTATCATCCTTCAATCCCATTGAAGTATTAAAGGGGAAATTGAGCGCTGGTTTTAAAGGTAAAAAGGTAAGGAACGGACTCGTTATTTTTCAGTTCACTATCTCGATCGCGTTGATCATTAGCACCATGTTTGTTCAAAAACAATTGGACTTTGCATCAAATGCAGATCTGGGGTTTGACAACGACAATGTGATTCAACTCCATAATATGGAGTTGCTAAACGACAGCAATAAAGAGACTTTCCAGACCCTCTTAAAGTCTAATGCCGCATTTGACGAAGTAGGACTTTCGGATAAGATCCCACCCAACATCTGGAATGAAGATAAGTATAAGGCCTTTGGGCCTGACAATGACATTGTAACCCTCAATCGATTGAGGGCTGATCAAGGGTACCTAAATCTTCTTGATTTGGAGCTTTTAGAAGGACGTATTTTCGATGAAACAAGAGGTACAGATAAGTATAAAATTATCTTGAACGAAGCTGCTGTTAGAGAATTGGGATGGGGAACAGCCAAAGACTACGCTACAAATTCTCCAATCGGAAAGCATGTAACTTACCCCAATAGTGAGGCAGCGCTGTTCGAAGTAATCGGTGTAGTTAAAGACTTCAATTACAATAGTGTACGGTATGAAATAAGTCCATTAATGATCATTCACGAAGACAATGATCAAATGTTTGAAGGGGGCACTGATTTCATTTCGATCAGAGTCAACAAAAATCAAGTTCAAAGCACATTTGATCTGGCGAATGTCTTGAAAGATGTTGAATCAAAACTTTCAGAGGTCAACTCGGGGATACCGTTTGAATATTCCTTAATGGATCAAGACTTTGAGAGCTACTTCAGGAGCGAACAACAAATGAGTCAGGTGCTGAATGTCTTTACTGTTATGGCCTTGAGCATCGCCTGCCTTGGTTTATTTGGTTTAGCTGCCTTTTCCGCAGAGCAACGAAAAAAAGAGCTAGGAGTAAGAAAAGTATTGGGTGCCTCAGTGTATAAACTGATGTATCTGTTTACCGCAGAATTCACCGTGCTAATATTTGTATCCCTTGTGATAGCAAGTCCACTAGCCTACCTCTTTGTAGATAACTGGCTGGGTAATTTTGCTTACAAAACGCCCATTAGTCCTATGGTATTTATCGCTGCGGCCGTAGGCTCTATAGTGGTGGCTTGGTTGACGATCGGATTTCAGTCCCTGCGTGCAGCCAACCGAAACCCTGTAGAAGTATTGAGGGATGAATAA
- a CDS encoding lysophospholipid acyltransferase family protein, with product MYLVRILSRLPFWFLYPFAEATAFLGYHVLKYRKAVVQENLSKAFPEKSENDLRRIAKRFYRQFSQVFVESIKAYRFTKEDWAKRVPITNLNEVRAFLDKGVPVILMSGHAANWEWPAFSIGAQMEYPMEFLYKPVQNQKFEKIMLQLRTRHGGIAVPKDAAVREIIKRRKQPRLVGIIADQLPSIGTEKLWLDFLNRETAFYVGAERIASMAQYAVFYVDAVRTGLGKYELTCKNLATPPYAKGEPLGIIEKYKDLLEVTIQKNPSDYLWSHRRWKYTKEEEEAVLASSK from the coding sequence ATGTACCTGGTCAGAATACTTTCACGCTTACCCTTCTGGTTCTTATATCCTTTTGCTGAAGCAACTGCTTTTCTGGGTTATCATGTACTCAAGTATAGAAAAGCGGTGGTTCAAGAGAATCTGTCTAAAGCATTTCCTGAAAAGTCTGAAAATGACTTACGCAGGATTGCTAAGCGTTTTTATAGGCAATTCTCTCAGGTGTTTGTAGAATCTATCAAAGCCTATCGATTTACAAAAGAGGATTGGGCTAAGCGAGTTCCCATAACTAATCTAAATGAGGTCAGAGCATTTCTGGATAAAGGAGTGCCGGTGATTCTAATGTCCGGTCACGCAGCGAATTGGGAGTGGCCTGCCTTTTCGATTGGTGCTCAAATGGAGTACCCGATGGAATTTCTCTACAAACCCGTTCAGAATCAGAAGTTCGAAAAGATAATGCTTCAGTTGAGAACCCGTCATGGTGGTATAGCAGTGCCCAAAGATGCTGCGGTGAGAGAAATCATAAAGAGAAGAAAACAGCCGAGGCTTGTAGGTATCATTGCAGACCAGTTGCCTTCAATCGGTACTGAAAAGCTTTGGCTAGACTTCCTGAATCGAGAGACTGCTTTTTATGTAGGCGCTGAAAGGATTGCCTCAATGGCTCAATATGCTGTTTTTTATGTCGATGCAGTGCGTACAGGCTTGGGAAAGTATGAACTGACCTGTAAGAATTTAGCCACCCCTCCCTATGCTAAGGGTGAGCCCCTTGGTATTATTGAGAAGTATAAGGACTTATTAGAAGTCACTATTCAAAAGAATCCTTCAGACTACTTATGGTCTCACAGACGATGGAAGTATACCAAAGAAGAGGAGGAAGCTGTGCTAGCTTCTTCCAAATAG
- a CDS encoding alpha/beta hydrolase has translation MKSLFIFGAFAILFSCQSTNKASTVESNGKLTILEDVGVIPGQDEPRTIRVYTPPGYAESDDSYPVLYMHDGQNLFEDSTSFAGEWGIDETLDSLSIKSGFNLIVVGIDNGGENRIHELTAWDHPQYGKAEGEAYMSFIIDIVKPYIDGNYRTKPDQSNTAIMGSSLGGLISHFAIYQYPDVFSKAGIFSPSYWWGTGPFEQVDNTDLPSNIRLNFLMGEKEGENMVVPMQRMVQKILERGHASDRLTSKINPEGEHNEKFWRGEFAEAVLWLFKQ, from the coding sequence ATGAAAAGCCTATTCATTTTTGGAGCATTCGCCATATTATTTTCTTGTCAATCGACCAATAAAGCATCAACAGTTGAGAGTAATGGAAAGTTGACCATTCTCGAGGACGTAGGTGTAATACCGGGGCAAGATGAACCCAGAACTATTCGTGTCTATACTCCACCGGGTTATGCCGAAAGTGATGATTCCTACCCCGTACTTTATATGCATGATGGGCAAAATTTGTTTGAAGACTCCACGTCATTTGCCGGAGAATGGGGAATTGATGAGACACTCGATTCACTTAGCATTAAGTCCGGCTTCAATCTCATTGTGGTTGGTATCGATAATGGCGGAGAAAATAGAATCCATGAACTGACAGCTTGGGATCATCCACAATATGGGAAAGCCGAAGGCGAGGCTTACATGAGTTTTATAATTGATATTGTAAAACCTTATATAGATGGAAATTATAGAACCAAACCTGATCAATCGAATACCGCGATCATGGGTAGCTCTCTGGGTGGATTGATCTCGCACTTTGCCATTTATCAATATCCAGATGTCTTTAGTAAGGCAGGCATCTTCTCACCTTCTTATTGGTGGGGAACTGGTCCCTTCGAACAAGTGGACAACACAGATTTACCGTCCAATATTAGGTTGAATTTCCTTATGGGAGAAAAGGAGGGAGAGAATATGGTAGTGCCCATGCAGCGAATGGTTCAAAAGATTCTCGAGCGTGGTCATGCAAGTGATAGGCTCACTTCGAAAATTAATCCTGAAGGCGAACACAACGAAAAGTTCTGGCGAGGAGAGTTTGCAGAAGCTGTCCTCTGGCTATTTAAACAATGA